A window from Pongo abelii isolate AG06213 chromosome 6, NHGRI_mPonAbe1-v2.0_pri, whole genome shotgun sequence encodes these proteins:
- the LOC100440578 gene encoding NADH dehydrogenase [ubiquinone] 1 alpha subcomplex assembly factor 4-like: MGAAVTRGIRSFNLENPAEREISKMKPSPTPSHPSTNSLLQEQISLYPEIKVEIARKDDKILSFLKDVYVDSKDPVSSVQIKAAETRQEPKEFRLPKGHHFDIINIKSVPKGKISIIEVLTFLNNHKRYQETWTAEKIAQYHLEQKDVSSLLKCFVTFELKIFPHEDKKAIQSK, translated from the coding sequence ATGGGGGCTGCGGTGACTCGCGGGATAAGGAGTTTCAACCTAGAGAACCCAGCGGAACGGGAAATCAGCAAGATGAAGCCCTCTCCCACTCCCAGTCACCCCTCTACCAACAGCCTCCTGCAAGAGCAGATTAGTCTCTATCCAGAAATTAAGGTAGAGATTGCTCGTAAAGATGACAAGATACTGTCATTTCTAAAAGATGTATATGTTGATTCCAAAGATCCTGTGTCTTCCGTGCAGATAAAAGCTGCTGAAACACGTCAAGAGCCAAAGGAATTCAGATTGCCCAAAGGCCATCACTttgatataataaatattaagagCGTTCCCAAAGGCAAAATTTCCATTATAGAAGTATTGACATTTCTCAATAATCATAAACGTTATCAAGAAACATGGACTGCTGAGAAAATAGCGCAATACCATTTAGAACAGAAAGATGTGAGTTCCCTTCTTAAATGTTTTGTTACTTTTGAACTCAAAATCTTCCCTCATGAAGACAAGAAAGCAATAcaatcaaaatga